A section of the Pochonia chlamydosporia 170 chromosome 2, whole genome shotgun sequence genome encodes:
- a CDS encoding methyltransferase type 11 (similar to Metarhizium robertsii ARSEF 23 XP_011411010.1) — protein sequence MALRISLLFAVCVLATDGSRFIRAAEANEMSMCGPGKGSCEMGSCCSEMGYCGTTEQYCSGSQCQLDYSHTCHTLVPPRGKDTSGITRRQVGNVPYGPMITACKQPGMVALTFDDGPYIYTTEILNLLDRLKVKATFFITGDNRAKGHIDDPATRWPSIIRRMYDAGHQIGSHTWTHRDLNQINETVRRAEIIHNEMAIRNILGWIPTYIRPPFLECSARSGCEKTMRDLVYHSISTNLDTKDYMYDDPALIQRAKDLYSNGLSTNPRQNSYIVLAHDVHEQTVYELTPHMVKVARERGYKLVTVGECLGDPRGNWYRSAEDSPKSTRSDKKKDSCPGPKKPIVTDIPPPRNTTSKISPNQRCGGSTGYICPGSGFGDCCSHYGYCGSTPEFCGTGCDNDFGDCNPNPPSIWDTTNGLCGARFSATCLNFAGKACCSKYGYCGNKTEHCGEGCQAKYGRCD from the exons ATGGCTCTGAGAATATCCCTCCTATTTGCCGTGTGTGTTCTGGCTACCGACGGTTCCCGTTTCATTCGGGCAGCAGAGGCCAATGAGATGTCCATGTGCGGTCCCGGTAAAGGATCATGCGAAATGGGCTCATGTTGTTCAGAGATGGGGTATTGCGGCACTACGGAACAGTATTGCTCAGGCTCTCAATGCCAGTTGGACTACAGCCATACTTGCCACACGCT AGTTCCCCCTCGTGGGAAGGACACCTCAGGAATAACCCGTCGACAAGTCGGAAACGTCCCTTATG GACCAATGATTACAGCTTGCAAACAGCCTGGCATGGTAGCCTTGACATTTGACGATGGTCCGTACATCTACACTACCGAAATCCTGAACCTGCTTGACCggctcaaggtcaaggctaCTTTCTTCATCACGGGTGACAACCGAGCCAAGGGACATATTGACGATCCGGCGACTCGCTGGCCAAGCATTATACGTCGCATGTACGACGCGGGACATCAGATTGGGAGCCACACCTGGACGCATCGTGATCTGAACCAGATCAACGAGACGGTGCGGCGAGCTGAAATCATTCACAATGAGATGGCCATACGGAACATTCTTGGTTGGATCCCCACGTACATCCGGCCACCTTTCTTGGAGTGTTCCGCCAGATCTGGGTGTGAGAAGACCATGAGAGACTTGGTGTATCACTCCATCTCCACCAACTTGGACACAAAAGACTACATGTATGACGACCCAGCTCTCATTCAAAGGGCAAAGGACCTCTACTCTAATGGACTGTCAACCAATCCACGGCAGAACTCATACATTGTCCTTGCACACGATGTTCATGAGCAAACCGTGTATGAACTGACTCCACACATGGTAAAGGTTGCTAGAGAGAGAGGCTACAAGCTTGTCACGGTAGGTGAATGCCTAGGAGACCCCAGAGGTAACTGGTATAGATCAGCGGAAGACTCGCCAAAATCCACCAGAAGCGATAAAAAGAAAGACTCATGTCCTGGTCCAAAAAAGCCAATCGTCACGGATATCCCGCCCCCAAGGAATACGACGAGCAAGATATCTCCCAACCAACGCTGCGGAGGAAGTACAGGATACATCTGTCCAGGCTCCGGCTTTGGAGACTGCTGCTCTCACTATGGATATTG TGGATCAACTCCCGAGTTCTGTGGCACAGGGTGTGACAATGACTTCGGGGACTGCAACCCAAATCCCCCAAGCATCTGGGACACAACGAATGGCTTATGTGGCGCTCGGTTCTCTGCGACATGCCTTAATTTTGCAGGAAAGGCATGCTGCTCCAAGTATGGATATTG CGGCAACAAGACTGAGCATTGTGGTGAAGGTTGCCAGGCAAAGTACGGCCGATGCGATTAG